The Salvelinus namaycush isolate Seneca chromosome 19, SaNama_1.0, whole genome shotgun sequence DNA window tgcaccatcgagggcatcctgaccggttgtatcaccgcctggaatggcaactgctcggcatctgaacgtaaggcgctatagagggtagtgcgtacgtcaCTGGGacatcattggggccaagcttcctgccatccaggacctatataataggcagtgtcagaggaaagcactAAAAATTGTCagggactccagtcacccaagtcatagactgttttctctcaTACTGCACTGcgagcggtaccggagcgcaaagtcgaggaccaaaaggctccttaacttaAGGATCGCGttccgtcaacgggacagttgtaaatcatttACAGTTGTAAATATCAAGATGGCAGATTTTAGagtaacaacaaatgtcggtacatagaagtgtcttatatcagCTGAAAGCGTAAATTCTGGTTAATAtaactacactgtccaatttatCGTAGCTAATACTGTGAAAAAATGCcatactattgtttgaggagagctcctaactaCAAAACGTTTTTCAatgcgataggtttgataaattcacctctgaaggtgaaatgtgtacttacattctgaaatcatgctctgatttatcatccaaagggtacCAGAGAccacatgaagtgtcgttttgttagataaaatcatttttcatatcctaaaaaggtccatatagcacgcacgatcgattttgtatttccactcgttcaatttgcaaagaaaggaatctgtgaaaatctcaccctaaacATTGTGTGAACGAGTCAAATCACATTTATAcctattcctcagagatcctagaaggtaacaagACTTCACAATTTCATTAGGGGTGTACTATAccctataggacaccatatttggtcagagagctaCGCCTTCATAGTGCGCCGATGATGCGGGTGGCCATCACATGAAcaactgtatctttgtcaaataagcaccaatcagggtcaaacaaagctagctagatagccaatgagctgggctttacgggagtatctggaaaccatatatatgtcgtaaaatgtagcttctaaccttgtacgacagcatgccttttcatttGTACATAAATTATaaggatattcagagttatgaagttatggaAACTGGTTGTTATGCAAGTTTTAACTTATTACATGGCTTCCAATACttggaaagctaaatcaaagtccaagtatacagatttgacaatattcttaaaaaaaaaaaatggaataagAATgcgaatgtctccttcacgatttgcccaaatgtacctggggacttcacactaaaagtgttgaggatcagtcaTTCTCCAAGTTATTAATTTGAAACGTTGCTCATACACTGCTTCCATCGTGTGGACAATATCCGAATTACAGCCAGAGTGTTGGCGTTAAcagtgacctttctcttgcatttcaaagattgtgatggttttgtctttgtattttcttctcccagagctattgtgttatattctcctacattcaattcacatttccaaaaacgtcaaagtgtttcctttgaaatgataccaagaatatgcataatcttgcttcagggcctgagctacagacagttagatttgggtatgtcatttggGAGAAcattgaaaaaaagggggctatccctaagaagtgtctacacccaagccataagactgctgaacaattaatgaaatggccactggactatttacattgaccccctcccttttgtacactgctgctactcactttTTATTACCTATGcacagtcacttcacccctacctacatgtacaaaataCCTCTATcctgtaccccctcacattgactcagtaccggtaccactgtatatagcctcgttattgtaatgtgttaattttttatttattttttacttttgtttatttggtaaatattttcttaactcttcttgaactgcactgtttaagggcttgtaagtaagaatttcactgtaaggtctacacgtgttgtattcggcgcatgtgacaaataaagttggatttgatttTATAAATGGCAGCTAGCATGCTAAATGGCAGCTAGCATGCTAAATGGCAGCTAGCATACAAAAGGGCAGCTAGCATACTAAATGGCAGCTAGCATGCTAAATGGCAGCTAGCATACTAAATGGCAGCTAGCATTCTAAATGGCAGCTAGCATACTAAATGGCAGCTAGCATGCTAAATGGCAGCTAGCATACTAAATGgcagctagcatgctagctgcacctatagacttccagtcattgcttCCAGGGCTTAGTTGCCAAAATGCTGAACTATCCCTTCAAAACATTCAAAGTAAAACCAGGCATGAAGAATGATTCTCTTGTCCTCCATCACAGTTCAGTCACACAGTctatctacatttacatttacatttaagtcatttagcagacgctcttatccagagcgacttacaaattggtgcattcaccttatgacatccagtggaacagccactttacaatagtgcatctaaatcttttaaggggggaggggggtgagaaggattactttatctaGTTCCACCAATCACACTACATAGCATTTCTTCAATGATTAGTTCACAGTAGGGATTTTGTCCATGGGACTAAGAGGAAGGGGATGTGTACAGAAATGCTGCATACAGAGAGGAGGCCATGTCAATACTTGGCATCATCCTGGAGAATAGGAATAGTCTCAGGGAGAAGGCAAAATACAGCATGCCCAAACAACCATCACATGTAGGTGCTATGTGGACCTGTGGAGGGGTGGGTGTTACATTATGTATGTTCCCccttcaattcaatattcattaCAATGCTACCTTAGTTCCTAGTGACTAGCGGTGGCCTGTGTGATTAGAGGGAGACGAGGGTGACAGGTTTAGATGACAGCATAGAGATGGTAATAACATTGGTTTATTTAAATCATAATCTTTAAGTCATGGAAATGATCAACATAGGCAGTTAAGGTCTGTGTTGATGGTTTGGCTATGGTAGTTTTACAGTGGAGAAGCATCTCACTCAAGACACACAAACATAAACCACATGGCATCCAGACCCTAGAGGTCAGTTgacatggagagaggggtgggagggaTACCCCAGGATCCTCCAATCCCCCTCGGTCCCAACACTGCAGTTATAGAGGACATAGAAAGAGACCCGGGTATCATGGTCAGACTATACCATGTATACTATACATAATGGTGCAGCATAGACCACAACAAAGGAGATGGGTAACGCAGTTACAAACAGGCTGTGATCTTATTGGTCAATACTCACCGTTCCCATTGCTGATAGGCTCCGTGGTCTCCCAGTTCAAGGCCCTCTGGACGGCCTTCTATCAGCGTGTGTTTAGGAACTCTCTCTCTACAGGAGAAAAAGAGACAGTTTCATCCTGACTGATCATTGGATCATCCTGTCCTCATGAATACTATGCAATTAGTGGCACCTGTATTGTTTTGTAATGTATACATTTAACCACCAGATGGCAGTCTGAGGTAAATATTGACAAGGCATCTCATGGTCAGGACTAATgacagggttggggtcaaatcAGTCAATTGAGGACGTGGATTGAAATGAAATGAATTAATGAATTTTCTCATGGAAAAACAACAAGGTTTTAAATTCATGGTCTGATGCTGCTCTCTCACCCTCAGGGTTGATCTGGGTTTGATATTTCTCAGTACAGATGGTTGTGAGGTCACCAGGGGCCAGGCTCCAGACACTGGCCCCCTCTGCTACTCCAGCTACCATGGCTGAACCCAGTGCAGGAACACATATGACTTGAAAATCCAATACTGCACTCCCTCAGGAGTAGATAGAGGTTCATGTTAGAATGTACTCTGTGTTATTGTGCTTTCAGAATGTACTCTGTGTATTTGTGTGCTTTCAGAATgtactctgtgtgtttgtgtgctttcagaatgtactctgtgtgtgtctgctttcAGAATGAACTCTGTGTGTCTGCTTTCAGAATGTACTCAGTGTCTGTGTGCTTTCAGAATGTACTCTGAGTGCATCTGCTTTAAGAATgtactctgtgtctgtctgctttcAGAATgtactctgtgtctgtgtgctttCAGAAtgaactctgtgtgtgtctgctttcAGAATgtattctgtgtctgtgtgctttCAGAATGTACTCTGAGTGCGTCTGCTTTTAGAATGTACTCTGAGTGTGTCTGCTTTTAGAGTCATGTTTTCCTGTGTAGAGTGACGTCAATGTGCCTGTGTGTCCTTGGGAGTGGACTTACAAATGTGTCTATTTGAGTCAAAGTTCATGTTagagtttactgtgtgtgtgtgtgtgtgtgtgtgtgtgtgtgtgtgtgtgtgtgtgtgtgtgtgtgtgtgtgtgtgtgtgtgtgtgtgtgtgtgtgtgtgtgtgtgcatgtgtacgtgtACCTACCCATGCCTCTCTCCACCTGGAGCTGGCTCAGAGGAACCCCATAGTCCTGGTTCATGGCATCCAGGATCTGGACAATTATCCATCCATTAGTTAATATCAGAGTGCTATCTGATGTGTGTGATGGTGTCTGAATGAAATGAAAAGCCTTTACCTCTAGTCTGATAACAGACAGCTTCCAGCTCAGCAGGAACCAGGTGAGATGTGTTAGTGGACTGAGTCAGTCCACAGATGATACCGTcagaatgagagagggaaagagagaaggagaaagggatgaAATCAAGCTGAAAACATATATACAGGCATCTCTGTTGAACTAGAGGTCAGAATACATGCACGTTAAATTAAACACACCTCAAATACAGTGACGTCATATGAAACCTTGTTGGGCTCTGAAAAACAGTTTGAAAAACTAAACGGACAAc harbors:
- the LOC120064102 gene encoding glycerol kinase-like, which translates into the protein MTSLYLSPLTHLTWFLLSWKLSVIRLEILDAMNQDYGVPLSQLQVERGMVLDFQVICVPALGSAMVAGVAEGASVWSLAPGDLTTICTEKYQTQINPEEREFLNTR